The following coding sequences lie in one Peromyscus maniculatus bairdii isolate BWxNUB_F1_BW_parent chromosome 3, HU_Pman_BW_mat_3.1, whole genome shotgun sequence genomic window:
- the Tmem229a gene encoding transmembrane protein 229A: MAGSDVACEGPTRRGGATRRPGAPGGLRSQAAASSSEPLSAAEAPAERGALPAWMRLYFYGMHGITLDVLVSSARRFARSLDLRMLGFSSPYRCLLHSLTHFALEQLYLQRPRCPSAFLFNFLLYPWAHVGLQTLAGQAMLLSLGGGPGGAAAPGALDLALQYVLALYHGQVFLKRFLRLRYPRQRQQQTRDTLPAAPDARVLLEADGRRQGPRGSKGAEGAPSQGLPDFLRFLFFGMHGFLDEIFFTFFFNVLGQGDGASGGHTSLWSFFMYGSCSFVVEKLYFHLHYSRGWGTWKRVPIYVIFIYAWELSWGLGLRMCGACSWDYSHYPLNFMGLITLMYLPGWLFLSVYQDLLSNVLWRVQYVPTN; encoded by the coding sequence ATGGCGGGCAGCGACGTGGCGTGTGAGGGGCCCACGCGGAGGGGAGGCGCGACCCGGAGACCCGGGGCTCCCGGCGGGCTGCGCAGCCAGGCAGCGGCCAGCAGCTCCGAGCCGCTGTCCGCTGCTGAAGCTCCGGCCGAGCGCGGCGCGCTGCCCGCCTGGATGCGCCTGTACTTCTACGGGATGCACGGCATCACCCTGGACGTGCTGGTGTCCTCCGCCAGGCGCTTCGCCCGCAGCCTGGACCTGCGGATGCTGGGCTTCTCATCGCCCTACCGCTGCCTCCTGCACTCGCTCACCCACTTCGCCCTGGAGCAGCTCTATCTGCAGCGGCCGCGCTGCCCCAGCGCCTTCCTCTTCAATTTCCTGCTCTACCCCTGGGCGCACGTGGGGCTGCAGACCCTGGCGGGCCAGGCGATGCTGCTCAGCCTAGGCGGCGGGCCGGGGGGCGCGGCGGCGCCGGGGGCGCTCGACCTGGCGCTGCAGTACGTACTGGCGCTCTACCACGGCCAAGTGTTCCTGAAGCGCTTCCTGCGTTTGCGGTACCCGCGGCAGCGCCAGCAGCAAACCAGGGACACGCTACCGGCAGCCCCGGACGCCCGAGTCCTTTTGGAGGCTGATGGCCGGCGACAAGGACCCCGCGGCTCCAAGGGCGCAGAAGGAGCCCCTAGCCAAGGACTGCCAGACTTCCTCCGCTTCCTTTTCTTCGGAATGCACGGCTTTCTGGATGAGatcttcttcaccttcttcttcaATGTGCTGGGGCAGGGGGACGGGGCCAGCGGTGGACACACATCGCTCTGGTCCTTCTTCATGTATGGCAGTTGTAGTTTTGTGGTGGAGAAACTCTACTTCCATCTTCACTACAGCCGTGGCTGGGGCACCTGGAAGCGGGTGCCCATCTATGTGATCTTTATCTATGCCTGGGAGTTGTCCTGGGGTCTGGGACTTCGCATGTGTGGGGCCTGTTCCTGGGACTATTCTCACTATCCACTCAATTTCATGGGCCTCATCACTCTGATGTATTTACCTGGTTGGCTGTTCCTTAGTGTGTACCAGGACCTACTGTCCAACGTGTTGTGGCGGGTGCAGTATGTCCCAACAAACTAA